A part of Magnetospirillum sp. ME-1 genomic DNA contains:
- a CDS encoding M67 family metallopeptidase, with protein sequence MLVLSAQQMADIAAAAESAWPAEGCGLLIGKGRRVITVTRVMNADNLLKSQGNDRFELDPKIRFEAERLVRGTRERVLGHWHSHPDGSAQPSATDLAQAWEPDLIWLIVGTAADSEGRPQAVQMLAHRLDRDSGRVFPVRMETAEKRACQAARFPT encoded by the coding sequence ATGCTGGTCCTCTCGGCGCAACAGATGGCCGACATCGCCGCCGCCGCCGAATCCGCCTGGCCGGCCGAGGGCTGTGGCCTGCTGATCGGCAAGGGGCGGCGGGTGATCACCGTCACCCGGGTGATGAATGCCGACAATCTTTTGAAATCCCAAGGCAACGACCGCTTCGAGCTGGACCCGAAAATCCGCTTCGAGGCCGAGCGCCTGGTGCGCGGAACCAGGGAGCGGGTGTTGGGCCACTGGCACTCCCATCCCGACGGCAGCGCCCAACCCTCGGCCACCGATCTTGCCCAGGCCTGGGAGCCCGATCTGATCTGGCTGATCGTCGGAACCGCCGCCGATTCTGAGGGGCGCCCCCAAGCCGTCCAGATGCTTGCCCACCGCCTGGACCGGGACAGCGGGCGGGTCTTTCCCGTCCGCATGGAAACAGCGGAAAAAAGGGCTTGCCAGGCCGCCCGCTTTCCGACATAA